From Methanobrevibacter olleyae:
TGTCTTCTAACATAATATTGTTTTCATTGCCTTTTCCTTCATAACGTATAGGGCAAACTATTCCTCCACTACCTTCCATTACAATATAATCATATCTCTCAGATACATTATCATAAGCTTCTTTAACTCTTTTCAGATTTACTGGATTTCCTTCAATCTGACTTGCAAGGTGTGGTGAAACTGCAGTTTCATAGATATATGGAACTAAAAAGTCCGTATCTTCATCTAAATTAGCTATAGTTAATACTTCTACAGCATCACCAGGAATAAGATTATCGTTTTCATCTCTTATAGCTCCACTTAAAGCAGCTTTAAAGTATGTAGCATTAAAATCATGGTCTCTGAGATATTTAAGTAATAAGCCAGTTACATATGTTTTTCCAATATCCGTACCAGTTCCTAAAATGAATAGTCCTTTAGACATAATATCACCTATCTTTCAGCCGAATAACTAATCTTGAAGCCTAATTTCCCTAAAAGTTTCAGGTCTTCTTCTAGTCCCACTCCATCAGTTGTTAACATATCCCCTAGAATTGCCGCATTAGCTCCAGACTGGAATGCTTTTCTACCATTATCCCCCAATAGTGCTCTTCCACCAGCCATACGAATATAAGCATCTGGATTGATAAATCTAAAAATTCCAATTAATCTACAAGCTTCATCATTAGATAAAATCTCATTATTCTCTACAGGAGTTCCTTTAATCGGATTTAAAATATTAATAGGTATGGATTTAACTCCAAGGTCTCTTAGCTCTAATGCTAAATCAATCCTGTCTTCAAAGCTTTCACCCATTCCAAATATTCCGCCACTACAAATCATAAGATTTTCATTATCTATCAAGTTGATAGTGTCTAATTTTTCATCATAAGAATGAGTTGTGCAAATCTCTTTAAAATAATCTCTTGAGCTTTCTAAATTATTATGGATTCTATCTACACCAACATCATTTAATCTAGCTATTTGATCTTTAGTTAAAAGACCTAATGAAACGCATATCTTAATATCATCATTTGATTCAGTTAATTCTTTAATCAAATCAGACAGTTGATTAAATTCTTTTTCATTTACTTTTCTACCTGAAGCTACATAGGATATTCTTTTAAAGCCTGCACTATAAATAGTTAAAGTTTTTTCTTTTAATTCCTCCTCAGATAAAAGAGGATAAATTTCTATATCTGTATTATAATAATTAGATTGAGCACAGAATTTACAATTTTCACTACATCTTCCACTTTTTACATTGATTATGCTACATGCATCGAATATATTTCCACAAAATGATTGTCTTATTTCATTTGCTGCATTTGTTAAATCATCTAATGGCACATCAACAAGATTTAATGCATCTTCTTTAGTAACTTTGTAATTATTTAATACTTTATTTTTTAGCTCAGCAAGATCAAACATAATAATACCTAAAAATAATAATACCCAAAAATAATAATACCTATTTAAATAAAACCACCATAAAAGTGAAAAAATAATTAATTAAAATAAATTTTAAAAATAGAAAAATAATTAAAAATTAATTCTAGATTCAAATGAAAAAACTTTAGTCCAGCTTTTACAATGGGAAGACTCCTAAAAGGTAGGTTAAAGCTTTCTTGCAAAAACCAGATAGCCACTATGACCGACCATTCTTGTTTTTGGCCTAGTTCCTTGTGGTTTTATTTCCATTTCACGTTCTAATGTTTCAAGAATTGTAAGATCTCTAAAACCTAACTTTTTTGCAATTCTATATGCTGTTTCTGCTTGATCAATATAGGGTGCATAAACTGCTAAGCAACCCCCAAGTCTTAAAGCTTTTTTAACATCTTCAAATATTTCAAATGGTTTTGGAAGGTCTAGGAAGACTAAATCAATCTCTTCTTCATCAATTCCATCTTTTATATTTTGATTCTTAACTTCAATATTTTTAATACCAAAATCATCAATGTTTTTCTGTGCTACTTCAGCAAAATCTTCTCTTATCTCATAGGTGAAAACTTTACCTTTATCCCCAACAACATTTCCAAAATTTAAAGCAATTGCTCCTGCACCTGTACCTGCATCTATTACCCGATCACCTGAACCTAATCCAGTATGTGCAAGAACAGTTCCAATATCCTTTTGAATAAGAATAGAACAGCGCCTATCCATTAAATCAATAAAATCATTCACTGTTGGTTTAATAACCTTAAATTCTTTATTTAAATGAGTGATTATTGTATCACCAATAGTAGCTCTTTCCATTTGTTCTTTCTTAATAATACCTAAATCAGATTGAAACTCTCTATCTTCTTTAATAAGGTATTTTTT
This genomic window contains:
- a CDS encoding tRNA (adenine-N1)-methyltransferase gives rise to the protein MKILMDERGKKYLIKEDREFQSDLGIIKKEQMERATIGDTIITHLNKEFKVIKPTVNDFIDLMDRRCSILIQKDIGTVLAHTGLGSGDRVIDAGTGAGAIALNFGNVVGDKGKVFTYEIREDFAEVAQKNIDDFGIKNIEVKNQNIKDGIDEEEIDLVFLDLPKPFEIFEDVKKALRLGGCLAVYAPYIDQAETAYRIAKKLGFRDLTILETLEREMEIKPQGTRPKTRMVGHSGYLVFARKL
- the bioB gene encoding biotin synthase BioB: MFDLAELKNKVLNNYKVTKEDALNLVDVPLDDLTNAANEIRQSFCGNIFDACSIINVKSGRCSENCKFCAQSNYYNTDIEIYPLLSEEELKEKTLTIYSAGFKRISYVASGRKVNEKEFNQLSDLIKELTESNDDIKICVSLGLLTKDQIARLNDVGVDRIHNNLESSRDYFKEICTTHSYDEKLDTINLIDNENLMICSGGIFGMGESFEDRIDLALELRDLGVKSIPINILNPIKGTPVENNEILSNDEACRLIGIFRFINPDAYIRMAGGRALLGDNGRKAFQSGANAAILGDMLTTDGVGLEEDLKLLGKLGFKISYSAER
- the bioD gene encoding dethiobiotin synthase, which encodes MSKGLFILGTGTDIGKTYVTGLLLKYLRDHDFNATYFKAALSGAIRDENDNLIPGDAVEVLTIANLDEDTDFLVPYIYETAVSPHLASQIEGNPVNLKRVKEAYDNVSERYDYIVMEGSGGIVCPIRYEGKGNENNIMLEDIVKYLNLDVILIADAGLGTINSIVTTVEYLKNRNIHLCAIIMNNYKDELMENDNIKMVEGLCDVPVIAKVYQNDTNLRLDIDTEILISYFK